In Brevundimonas sp. SGAir0440, one DNA window encodes the following:
- the lysA gene encoding diaminopimelate decarboxylase, with translation MHHFDLKDGALHAEGVPLELIADEVGTPAYVYSTATLKRHYGLLRAAADAHRDALGEALIAFAVKANSNLSVLATLAKLGSGADTVSEGEIRRALAAGVPSDRIIFSGVGKTDAEMAFAISVGVRQINVESGAELDRLITVAAMMDASPAIAIRVNPNVGAGGHAKITTGGKGDKFGVPVEEAMDLYARASASPHVTPVGLACHIGSQITDLEPLKAAFEVLADMTRKLRVQGHAVTRLDLGGGLGVPYSGGTEPPSPAEYVAMAARVLNGLDVEAAFEPGRLLAANAGVLLSQVIQVNARSDGRRFLVLDAAMNDLMRPALYDAFHDIQPVNPRRGAATAYDVVGPVCETGDTFARDRALPPLEAEDLIVFTGAGAYGAVMSSEYNSRPLIPEVLVDGDQWAVIRPRPTYEEMLDREPFADWL, from the coding sequence TTGCACCATTTCGACCTGAAGGACGGCGCCCTCCATGCCGAGGGCGTGCCGCTGGAGCTGATCGCGGACGAGGTCGGCACGCCGGCCTATGTCTATTCCACCGCGACGCTGAAGCGGCATTACGGCCTGCTGCGCGCCGCCGCAGATGCGCATCGGGACGCTCTGGGCGAGGCCCTGATCGCCTTTGCGGTCAAGGCCAACTCCAACCTGTCGGTGTTGGCGACCCTGGCGAAACTGGGGTCCGGCGCGGACACGGTGTCGGAGGGTGAAATCCGCCGGGCTCTTGCTGCCGGCGTACCGTCCGATCGGATCATCTTCTCCGGCGTGGGCAAGACCGATGCGGAAATGGCCTTCGCCATCAGCGTCGGCGTGCGTCAGATCAACGTCGAATCCGGCGCCGAGCTGGATCGGCTGATCACCGTCGCGGCCATGATGGACGCGTCGCCCGCCATCGCCATCCGGGTCAATCCGAACGTGGGCGCCGGCGGTCACGCCAAGATCACCACGGGCGGCAAGGGCGACAAGTTCGGCGTGCCGGTCGAGGAGGCGATGGATCTCTATGCCCGCGCCTCGGCCTCGCCCCATGTCACGCCCGTCGGACTGGCCTGCCACATCGGCAGCCAGATCACCGACCTTGAGCCGCTGAAGGCCGCCTTCGAGGTCTTGGCGGATATGACACGCAAACTGCGGGTTCAGGGTCACGCCGTGACCCGGCTGGATCTGGGCGGCGGGCTGGGCGTGCCCTACTCCGGCGGGACCGAGCCGCCGTCGCCGGCCGAATATGTCGCCATGGCCGCGCGGGTTCTGAACGGGCTGGACGTTGAGGCGGCGTTCGAGCCGGGCCGGCTGCTGGCCGCCAACGCCGGCGTGCTGCTCAGCCAGGTGATCCAGGTCAACGCACGCTCGGACGGACGGCGCTTTCTGGTGCTGGACGCGGCGATGAACGACCTGATGCGGCCGGCCCTGTACGACGCCTTCCACGATATCCAGCCGGTCAATCCGCGCAGGGGCGCGGCGACGGCCTATGACGTGGTCGGCCCGGTGTGCGAGACGGGCGACACCTTCGCACGGGACCGCGCGCTGCCGCCGCTGGAGGCCGAGGACCTGATCGTCTTCACCGGCGCCGGGGCTTACGGTGCGGTGATGTCCAGCGAGTACAACAGCCGGCCCCTGATCCCCGAGGTTTTGGTGGATGGCGATCAGTGGGCCGTGATCCGGCCACGCCCGACCTATGAAGAGATGTTGGATCGCGAGCCGTTCGCCGATTGGCTTTGA
- a CDS encoding cation diffusion facilitator family transporter translates to MNAPHDHSPSHRHDHDHADHGHGHSHSHHGHSHGHGGHSHGPVDTGDWRYAVGLVVNLLFVACEFGAGLIADSTALLADAGHNLSDVLGLAMAGGAAWLARRGAHGAAGGRRTYGFGKATVLAALGNALLLIFACGAIAFEAVRRFNEPAPVGSGVIMAVAGIGFVINLGTALLFMKSQHDLNARGAYLHMMADAGVSLGVVLAGGLIMITGWSVVDPIVSLAIVVVILWSTWGLLKDSVNLAMDGAPTGVDVPALEQALVGLPGVRAVHDLHVWGLSTTETALTAHLVHDRADTAALICEAQAVAKRYAIGHTTLQLETEPLPDCPGC, encoded by the coding sequence ATGAACGCCCCGCACGACCACAGCCCCAGCCACCGGCATGACCACGATCATGCGGATCACGGCCATGGGCATTCTCACAGTCACCACGGACACAGCCACGGCCACGGCGGTCATAGCCACGGTCCGGTGGACACCGGCGACTGGCGCTATGCCGTCGGCCTGGTGGTCAATCTGCTGTTCGTGGCGTGCGAGTTCGGCGCGGGCCTGATCGCGGATTCGACCGCCCTGCTGGCCGACGCTGGGCATAATCTGTCGGACGTGCTGGGTCTGGCCATGGCGGGCGGCGCGGCCTGGCTGGCGCGACGCGGCGCACATGGGGCGGCGGGCGGTCGGCGCACCTATGGTTTCGGCAAGGCGACGGTGCTGGCGGCGCTCGGCAATGCGTTGCTGCTGATCTTCGCCTGCGGGGCCATCGCGTTCGAGGCCGTGCGGCGGTTCAACGAGCCCGCCCCGGTCGGATCGGGCGTCATCATGGCGGTGGCGGGCATCGGCTTCGTCATCAACCTGGGCACCGCGCTGCTGTTCATGAAGTCGCAGCACGACCTGAATGCGCGCGGCGCCTATCTGCACATGATGGCTGACGCGGGCGTGTCGCTGGGCGTGGTTCTGGCGGGCGGGCTGATCATGATAACCGGCTGGTCGGTGGTCGATCCGATAGTCAGCCTGGCGATCGTGGTCGTGATCCTGTGGTCGACATGGGGCCTGCTGAAGGACTCGGTCAATCTGGCCATGGACGGCGCCCCGACGGGCGTGGACGTGCCGGCTCTGGAACAGGCGCTGGTCGGCCTGCCGGGCGTGCGAGCCGTGCATGATCTGCACGTCTGGGGACTGTCGACGACCGAGACGGCCCTGACCGCCCACCTAGTCCACGACCGCGCCGACACGGCGGCCCTGATCTGCGAGGCCCAGGCCGTGGCGAAGCGCTACGCCATCGGCCATACGACCTTGCAGCTGGAGACCGAGCCGCTGCCGGATTGTCCGGGCTGCTGA
- a CDS encoding glutamate racemase: MAIGVFDSGVGGLTVHRELTRRFPQRDFVYLADQAHAPYGGRGGEDIVELTKTGCERLFDAGASVVVLACNTASAIALRRLQQTWLPGLRERLGRPVNILGIIVPTIEAATGKPWSFEAERPLEGEKVASIDITGVFCTAATAISRVYEIEIDKRREDIAVFSEPCPGLAGLIELGAPPEELKVVIDDHVDALRRRIGRHPDKAILGCTHYEIVAELFAQALPAGTVLIEQPTAVADALERYFKAHPEYDLGDNGRRDFLTTGQAGPQSELVSQFWGAPVTFEQA; the protein is encoded by the coding sequence ATGGCTATTGGCGTTTTCGACTCCGGCGTGGGCGGCCTGACCGTCCACCGCGAACTGACCCGACGCTTCCCCCAGCGGGACTTCGTCTATCTGGCCGATCAGGCCCACGCCCCCTATGGCGGGCGCGGCGGCGAAGACATCGTCGAACTGACGAAAACCGGCTGCGAGCGTCTGTTCGACGCCGGCGCCTCCGTCGTCGTCCTGGCCTGCAACACCGCCAGCGCCATTGCGCTTCGCCGTCTGCAACAGACCTGGCTGCCGGGTCTGCGCGAGCGTCTGGGCCGCCCGGTCAACATCCTGGGCATCATCGTCCCGACCATCGAGGCGGCGACCGGCAAGCCTTGGAGCTTCGAGGCCGAGCGCCCGCTAGAAGGCGAAAAGGTCGCCTCCATCGACATCACCGGCGTCTTCTGCACCGCCGCCACCGCCATCAGCCGCGTCTATGAGATCGAGATCGACAAGCGGCGGGAGGACATCGCCGTCTTCTCCGAGCCCTGCCCCGGCCTGGCGGGTCTGATCGAACTGGGCGCGCCGCCTGAGGAGCTGAAGGTGGTGATCGATGACCACGTCGATGCGCTGCGTCGCCGCATCGGCCGCCATCCGGACAAGGCCATCCTGGGCTGCACCCACTATGAGATCGTCGCTGAACTGTTCGCCCAGGCTCTGCCGGCCGGCACCGTTCTGATCGAACAGCCGACGGCGGTGGCGGATGCGCTGGAGCGCTATTTCAAGGCGCACCCCGAATACGATCTGGGCGACAACGGGCGTCGCGACTTCCTGACCACCGGCCAGGCCGGGCCGCAGTCGGAACTGGTGTCTCAGTTCTGGGGCGCGCCGGTGACGTTCGAACAGGCCTGA
- a CDS encoding M3 family metallopeptidase yields MHRRQLLIAGGSLMALSACASTGASTGATSGGSAAAPSAASVAEEARIARAVLPRQTPRAELLQAWTGKYDGVPPFDKVTPAKLREAMLEGIELQRADIAAIANNPEAPTFANTMAALELAGEPLDRASNVYGVMTSNIGGEAYDAVDTELSPLLSAASDEITFNEKLFQRVKAVADTADAAGLSAQQKRLAERRRDAFIRSGANLDAAGKAELGRINTALSNAFTRFGQKVVADENSWTLIPNEAGVRGLPDSNKAAAASAARSRNLQGWAILNTRSAVDPFLTFADDRALREQVWKKFVNRGDNGDANDTNSTIAEIVKLRDQRAKLLGYRNHAELRMQDTMAKTPANAQALMDRVWAPAKARVAEEVADMKAIAGFDIEPWDYLYFAEKVRKAKYDLDQNQLKPYFELNAVRAGSFAMAERLYGFQFKKLPKGSVPTFEPDVEAYEVYDKSRDGRLIGLYYTDDYARPGKRSGAWMTTYRSFSQLDGSKVILASNNNNFTKPEPGEPVLISLDDAETLFHEFGHALHYLSSVVTYPSYGNTPRDFVEYPSQVHEHWVLSRPILDGYLKHYQTGAAMPAELVNKIEAAATFNQGYATVSYLSSAIVDMDLHTQAVPPTDIDAFEKASLARIGMPKEIVMRHRLPQFNHLFTSDAYSAGYYSYLWSETMDADTWAYFEESGDVFNPDIAGRFKSIMLAPGNTTDRAEAYRAFRGRDPDVAALLKVRGFPVS; encoded by the coding sequence ATGCATAGACGCCAGCTTCTCATTGCGGGCGGCAGCCTGATGGCCCTGTCGGCCTGTGCCTCAACGGGGGCTTCCACGGGCGCGACCTCGGGCGGGTCCGCTGCGGCGCCGTCCGCCGCCAGCGTCGCCGAGGAAGCGCGCATCGCCCGCGCCGTCCTGCCCCGCCAGACGCCGCGCGCCGAGCTGCTGCAGGCCTGGACCGGGAAGTATGATGGCGTTCCGCCCTTCGACAAGGTAACGCCGGCCAAGCTGCGCGAAGCCATGCTGGAAGGCATCGAACTGCAACGCGCCGATATCGCCGCCATCGCCAACAACCCCGAGGCCCCGACCTTCGCCAACACCATGGCGGCGCTGGAGCTGGCCGGCGAGCCGCTGGACCGGGCGTCCAACGTCTATGGCGTCATGACCTCCAACATCGGCGGCGAAGCTTATGACGCGGTCGACACCGAGCTGTCGCCGCTGCTGTCCGCGGCTTCCGACGAGATCACCTTCAACGAGAAGCTGTTCCAGCGGGTCAAGGCCGTCGCCGACACCGCGGACGCGGCGGGCCTCAGCGCCCAGCAGAAGCGTCTGGCCGAGCGTCGCCGCGACGCCTTCATCCGTTCGGGCGCCAATCTGGACGCGGCCGGCAAGGCCGAACTTGGCCGGATCAACACCGCTCTGTCCAACGCCTTCACCCGCTTCGGCCAGAAGGTCGTCGCCGATGAGAATTCCTGGACGCTGATCCCCAACGAGGCCGGCGTGCGGGGCCTGCCCGACTCCAACAAGGCGGCCGCCGCCAGCGCGGCGCGCAGCCGCAACCTGCAAGGCTGGGCGATCCTGAACACGCGTTCGGCGGTCGATCCCTTCCTGACCTTCGCCGACGATCGGGCCCTGCGCGAGCAGGTCTGGAAGAAGTTCGTCAATCGCGGCGACAACGGCGACGCCAACGACACCAACTCGACCATCGCCGAGATCGTGAAGCTGCGCGACCAACGCGCCAAGCTGCTGGGCTATCGCAACCACGCCGAACTGCGCATGCAGGACACGATGGCCAAGACCCCGGCCAATGCTCAGGCCCTGATGGACCGCGTCTGGGCGCCGGCCAAGGCCCGCGTCGCCGAGGAAGTCGCCGACATGAAGGCGATCGCCGGTTTCGACATCGAGCCATGGGACTACCTCTACTTCGCCGAGAAGGTGCGCAAGGCCAAGTACGACCTGGATCAGAACCAGCTGAAACCCTACTTCGAGCTGAACGCGGTCCGCGCCGGCTCCTTCGCCATGGCCGAGCGCCTGTACGGCTTCCAGTTCAAGAAGCTGCCCAAGGGTTCGGTGCCGACCTTCGAGCCGGACGTCGAGGCCTATGAGGTCTATGACAAGAGCCGCGACGGCCGCCTGATCGGTCTCTACTACACCGACGACTACGCCCGTCCGGGCAAGCGTTCGGGCGCCTGGATGACCACCTATCGGTCGTTCTCGCAGCTGGACGGCTCCAAGGTCATACTGGCGTCGAACAACAACAACTTCACCAAGCCGGAGCCGGGCGAGCCCGTGCTGATCTCGCTGGACGACGCCGAGACCCTGTTCCACGAATTCGGCCACGCCCTGCACTATCTGTCGTCGGTGGTGACCTATCCGTCGTACGGCAATACGCCGCGCGACTTCGTGGAATATCCGTCGCAGGTGCACGAGCACTGGGTGCTGAGCCGCCCGATCCTGGACGGCTATCTGAAGCACTATCAGACGGGCGCGGCCATGCCGGCCGAACTGGTCAACAAGATCGAGGCCGCCGCCACCTTTAACCAGGGCTATGCGACGGTCAGCTATCTGTCCTCGGCCATCGTGGACATGGACCTGCACACCCAGGCCGTGCCGCCGACGGATATCGACGCGTTCGAAAAGGCCAGCCTGGCGCGGATCGGCATGCCCAAGGAGATCGTGATGCGGCACCGCCTGCCGCAGTTCAATCACCTGTTCACGTCGGACGCCTATTCGGCGGGCTACTACAGCTATCTGTGGTCAGAGACGATGGACGCCGACACCTGGGCCTATTTCGAAGAGTCGGGCGACGTATTCAATCCGGACATCGCCGGCCGCTTCAAGTCGATCATGCTGGCGCCCGGCAACACCACGGACCGCGCCGAAGCCTATCGCGCCTTCCGCGGCCGCGACCCGGACGTGGCGGCCCTGCTGAAGGTCCGGGGCTTCCCGGTCTCTTGA
- a CDS encoding magnesium and cobalt transport protein CorA — protein sequence MTVVASYVYRDGQRVREAPLTPEGLALEPGEFVWIGLYDPTDAEIDVLVERFKLHPLAVEDALAAHQMPKVEVYGRELFVVARTAMKIDDRLAYGETHVFVGDDHVVSIRHGSARAHNHLRTQLEASPLQLKKGPDFVLHGILDFIVDAYAPIVDDVEDSVLEMEQRTLDAFLSRLEIRRLFTLRRELLKFRRILGPMEEVLGRLQSLDLPCIDPDVRPYFRDVGDHVRRVNSRLGGLNDILSSVFEVANLLEQQRQGLITRKLAAWAAILAVPTAIAGIYGMNFEHMPELRWEYGYYAVLVVIAAICAALYVTFKRTKWL from the coding sequence ATGACCGTCGTCGCCTCCTACGTCTATCGCGACGGTCAGCGCGTGCGAGAGGCGCCGTTGACGCCCGAGGGGCTGGCGCTGGAGCCGGGTGAGTTCGTCTGGATCGGCCTTTACGATCCGACGGACGCCGAGATCGACGTCCTGGTGGAACGGTTTAAGCTGCACCCGCTGGCGGTAGAGGACGCCTTGGCGGCGCACCAGATGCCCAAGGTCGAGGTCTATGGCCGCGAACTGTTCGTCGTGGCGCGCACGGCGATGAAGATCGACGACCGGCTGGCCTATGGCGAGACGCACGTCTTCGTCGGCGACGACCATGTGGTCAGCATCCGCCACGGCTCGGCTCGCGCCCACAACCATCTGCGCACACAGCTGGAAGCCTCGCCCCTGCAGCTGAAAAAGGGTCCCGATTTCGTCCTGCACGGCATTCTGGACTTCATCGTCGACGCCTATGCCCCCATCGTCGATGATGTCGAGGACAGCGTTCTGGAGATGGAGCAGCGGACGCTGGACGCCTTCCTGTCGCGCCTGGAAATCCGCCGGCTCTTCACCCTGCGGCGCGAGCTGCTGAAATTCCGGCGCATCCTGGGGCCGATGGAGGAGGTTCTGGGGCGTCTCCAATCGCTGGACCTGCCCTGCATCGATCCGGACGTGCGGCCCTATTTCCGCGACGTGGGCGACCACGTGCGGCGGGTGAACAGCCGGCTGGGGGGATTGAACGACATCCTGTCGTCGGTGTTCGAAGTGGCTAACCTGCTGGAGCAGCAGCGTCAGGGGCTGATCACGCGCAAGCTGGCCGCCTGGGCCGCCATCCTGGCGGTGCCGACGGCCATCGCCGGCATCTACGGCATGAACTTCGAACACATGCCCGAGCTGCGCTGGGAATACGGATACTATGCGGTCCTGGTCGTGATCGCGGCCATCTGCGCGGCGCTGTATGTGACGTTCAAACGGACGAAGTGGTTGTAG
- the ppc gene encoding phosphoenolpyruvate carboxylase: MMSPAADDALRDEVRLLGGILGDIIRDEGGQALFDHVEAVRQASIAYHRDPASHPAKRLEKLLTAMSVDQAAGLAHGFALFSLLANIAEDRSTRRRAQSQAVAGARPDTPEGALKRLADQGVDREAVRALLDQSLVSPVLTAHPSEVRRKSVIDRIAAITDLLDACDKAGDACTLEAIAEPLRRQIVILWATRLVRTQGLVVQDEIDTVVSFLDRIFLHVAPKQLSAWRRLLEAPELKPFMRVGTWVGGDRDGNPNVDATVMAAAFRTQARAVLTFYLDEVHALGAELSLAAELAQVSPELQALADAAHDPSPHRADEPYRRALTGVYARLAATHEKLGDAPPPRRPAVQAEPYPGPDAFEADLKTLHDSLVSHHGGVFADDRLSDLITAVEVFGFHMATLDMRQNADVHERVVADLLKVAGVQSDYLALDEESRLKVLAAELASSRLLFSPYADYEPETLKERAILQAAATALAAFGPQAIRTHIVSKTDAASDLLEVYLLLKEVGLYRPEDPAACPIQAAPLFETIEDLRAARPTLERLLQEPSALAVAHARGVQEVMIGYSDSNKDGSYLTSGWELHEASRALVEVTQAHGLKLQLFHGRGGTVGRGGGSSFAGVLAQPEGTVQGRIRTTEQGEVIANKYGEPEIALRNLDALTCGAMLASLGKGTDHAFTAEHGATLSDLSARSMAAYRRLVYETDGFVDYYRAATPIAEIADLKIGSRPSSRTASTRIEDLRAIPWVFSWSQSRVMLPGWFGFGSAVQGKDMGELKAMAEAWPFFKTLVQNMEMVMAKSDMTIARRYATLVPDASLASRIYGEIREEWQRTHDAILAITGHDALLGGQPELDRLIRLRMPYVEPLNHVQIELIRRRRTGDDDPRVREGILLAINGVAAGLRNSG; this comes from the coding sequence ATGATGAGCCCCGCCGCCGACGACGCCCTGCGTGACGAAGTTCGACTGCTGGGCGGCATTCTGGGCGACATCATCCGCGACGAGGGCGGCCAGGCCCTGTTCGACCATGTCGAGGCGGTGCGCCAGGCGTCAATCGCCTATCACCGCGACCCGGCCTCGCACCCCGCCAAGCGTCTTGAGAAGCTGCTGACCGCTATGTCGGTGGATCAGGCGGCCGGTCTGGCGCACGGCTTCGCCTTGTTCTCGCTGCTGGCCAATATCGCCGAGGATCGCTCCACCCGCCGTCGCGCCCAGAGCCAGGCCGTGGCCGGCGCCCGGCCCGACACGCCGGAAGGCGCGCTGAAGCGGCTGGCCGATCAGGGGGTGGATCGCGAGGCCGTGCGCGCCCTGCTGGATCAGTCACTGGTCTCCCCCGTCCTGACCGCCCACCCGTCCGAGGTCCGGCGCAAGAGCGTCATCGACCGCATCGCCGCCATCACCGACCTGCTGGACGCCTGCGACAAGGCCGGCGACGCCTGCACCCTGGAGGCCATCGCCGAACCGCTGCGCCGCCAGATCGTCATCCTGTGGGCCACGCGTCTGGTCCGCACCCAGGGCCTGGTGGTGCAGGACGAGATCGACACGGTCGTCTCCTTCCTGGACCGCATCTTCCTGCACGTCGCGCCCAAGCAGTTATCGGCCTGGCGGCGGTTGCTGGAGGCGCCCGAGCTGAAGCCCTTCATGCGCGTCGGCACCTGGGTCGGCGGCGACCGCGACGGCAATCCGAACGTGGACGCCACGGTCATGGCCGCCGCCTTCCGCACCCAGGCGCGGGCCGTGCTGACCTTCTATCTGGACGAGGTCCACGCCCTGGGCGCCGAGCTCAGCCTCGCGGCCGAACTGGCGCAAGTGTCGCCCGAGCTTCAGGCCCTGGCCGACGCCGCCCATGACCCCTCGCCCCATCGCGCGGACGAGCCCTATCGCCGCGCCCTGACCGGTGTCTATGCCCGCCTGGCCGCCACGCACGAGAAGCTGGGCGACGCCCCGCCGCCTCGTCGTCCCGCGGTCCAGGCCGAACCCTATCCCGGCCCTGACGCCTTCGAGGCCGATCTGAAGACGCTTCACGACAGCCTGGTCTCGCACCACGGCGGCGTCTTCGCCGACGACCGGCTCAGCGACCTGATCACGGCGGTCGAGGTGTTCGGCTTCCATATGGCGACCCTGGACATGCGCCAGAACGCCGACGTCCATGAGCGCGTCGTCGCCGACTTGCTGAAGGTCGCGGGCGTCCAGTCCGACTATCTGGCGCTGGACGAAGAAAGCCGCCTGAAGGTGCTGGCCGCCGAACTGGCCTCGTCGCGCCTGCTGTTCAGCCCCTATGCCGACTATGAGCCGGAAACGCTGAAGGAGCGCGCCATCCTTCAGGCGGCCGCGACCGCACTCGCCGCCTTCGGCCCCCAGGCCATCCGCACCCATATCGTGTCCAAGACGGACGCGGCATCCGACCTGCTGGAAGTCTATCTGCTGCTCAAGGAAGTCGGTCTCTACCGCCCCGAAGACCCGGCCGCCTGCCCCATCCAGGCCGCCCCCCTGTTCGAGACCATCGAGGACTTGCGCGCCGCGCGCCCTACGCTGGAGCGGCTGCTGCAGGAGCCGTCGGCCCTCGCCGTCGCCCACGCGCGCGGGGTCCAGGAGGTGATGATCGGCTATTCGGACTCCAACAAGGACGGCTCCTACCTGACCTCGGGCTGGGAGCTGCACGAGGCCTCGCGCGCTCTGGTCGAGGTGACGCAAGCGCACGGGCTGAAGCTGCAGCTGTTCCATGGGCGCGGCGGCACGGTCGGGCGCGGCGGCGGTTCGTCCTTCGCCGGCGTCCTGGCCCAGCCGGAAGGCACGGTCCAGGGCCGCATCCGCACCACCGAACAGGGCGAGGTGATCGCCAACAAATATGGTGAGCCGGAGATCGCGCTTCGCAATCTGGACGCCCTGACCTGCGGCGCCATGCTGGCCTCGCTGGGCAAGGGAACGGATCACGCCTTCACCGCAGAACACGGCGCGACCTTGTCGGACCTGTCGGCGCGTTCGATGGCCGCCTATCGCAGGCTGGTCTATGAGACCGACGGCTTCGTCGACTACTACCGCGCCGCCACTCCCATCGCCGAGATCGCCGATCTGAAGATCGGCTCGCGCCCATCATCGCGCACCGCCTCGACGCGGATCGAGGATCTACGGGCCATTCCCTGGGTGTTCAGCTGGTCGCAAAGCCGAGTCATGCTGCCCGGCTGGTTCGGCTTCGGCTCGGCCGTGCAGGGCAAGGACATGGGCGAGCTGAAAGCGATGGCCGAGGCCTGGCCCTTCTTCAAGACCCTGGTCCAGAATATGGAGATGGTCATGGCCAAGTCCGACATGACCATCGCCCGTCGCTATGCGACCCTGGTGCCCGATGCGTCTCTGGCGTCGCGCATCTATGGCGAAATCCGCGAGGAGTGGCAGCGCACCCATGACGCCATCCTGGCCATCACCGGCCATGACGCCCTGCTGGGCGGCCAGCCCGAGCTGGACCGGCTGATCCGGCTGCGCATGCCCTATGTCGAGCCGCTGAACCACGTCCAGATCGAACTGATCCGCCGCCGCCGCACAGGCGATGACGACCCCCGCGTCCGCGAGGGCATCCTTCTGGCCATCAACGGCGTGGCGGCAGGGCTGAGGAACAGCGGCTGA
- a CDS encoding divergent polysaccharide deacetylase family protein yields MFAKRQSALAATAGTAPRAKDGPSLKPVVDALKKPPVAAGLAGLLLLSTSALFLTVLGDPKAGTPSAHVALERDAPAPQAPAPTGFEAFSMGAMGLYQNLAGGADPTAGGDAVITLPDGGSVSGQGAPITAPVHAASPLAKAPIAGLSQPGSNGPLPMIAPDGRVPAQAYARPFRPNGKPRVSLIVGGLGLNAVTTRAAIERLPPEVTLSFVPYADNLQGWIDQARAQGHEVMLEMPMEPTGYPDNDPGPYTLLADGGADDVTAKMDWLLSRATGYFGVTNYLGDRFAGSDTGMNAFLSVLRQRGVAFLDDGSFQRRPGAWARASADRVIDRTQSPAAIVAALNGLEAQAKLRGSALGAGFSYPVTVEAVARWTAGLEQRGLQLAPASSMSMRPGR; encoded by the coding sequence ATGTTCGCCAAACGCCAATCCGCACTCGCCGCAACCGCCGGGACCGCCCCGCGCGCCAAGGACGGCCCGAGCCTGAAACCTGTCGTCGACGCCCTGAAGAAGCCGCCGGTCGCGGCGGGTCTGGCGGGCTTGCTGCTGCTCAGCACCAGCGCCCTATTCCTGACGGTTCTGGGCGATCCCAAGGCGGGAACACCCTCGGCCCACGTCGCGCTGGAACGCGACGCGCCCGCACCGCAAGCGCCGGCCCCGACGGGTTTCGAAGCCTTCTCCATGGGCGCGATGGGGCTGTATCAGAATCTGGCTGGCGGCGCCGATCCGACCGCGGGCGGCGACGCCGTCATCACCCTGCCGGACGGCGGCAGCGTCTCGGGCCAGGGCGCGCCGATCACGGCGCCGGTCCATGCGGCTTCGCCCCTGGCCAAGGCCCCCATCGCCGGCCTGTCGCAGCCCGGATCGAACGGTCCCCTGCCGATGATCGCGCCCGACGGCCGCGTGCCGGCCCAGGCTTACGCTCGCCCGTTCCGACCGAACGGCAAGCCGCGCGTGTCGCTGATCGTCGGTGGGCTGGGACTGAACGCCGTTACGACGAGGGCGGCCATCGAACGCTTGCCGCCGGAGGTCACGCTCAGCTTCGTGCCCTATGCCGACAATCTGCAGGGCTGGATCGACCAGGCGCGCGCCCAGGGCCATGAGGTCATGCTGGAAATGCCGATGGAGCCGACCGGCTATCCCGACAACGACCCCGGCCCCTATACGCTGCTGGCCGACGGCGGCGCCGACGACGTGACCGCCAAGATGGACTGGCTGCTGAGCCGCGCCACCGGCTATTTCGGCGTGACCAACTATCTGGGCGACCGGTTCGCCGGGTCGGACACCGGCATGAACGCCTTTTTGAGCGTCCTGCGCCAGCGCGGCGTCGCCTTCCTGGACGACGGCTCGTTCCAGCGTCGGCCGGGCGCCTGGGCGCGGGCCAGCGCTGACCGCGTCATCGACCGGACGCAGTCGCCCGCCGCCATCGTCGCCGCCCTGAACGGTCTGGAAGCCCAGGCCAAGCTGCGCGGCTCGGCCCTGGGGGCCGGCTTCAGCTATCCGGTGACGGTCGAAGCCGTCGCCCGCTGGACCGCCGGTCTGGAACAGCGCGGCCTGCAACTGGCGCCGGCCTCTTCTATGTCGATGCGGCCGGGGCGCTAG
- a CDS encoding RNA pyrophosphohydrolase has product MSDLDAYRPNVGVVLFNRDGLVWYGQRHATPGPHNWQFPQGGVDAGEDLEAAARRELHEETGVTSIELLARTDDWILYDFPPEAMNNAKAWRGFKGQKQQWFAFRFTGDEAEIDLAADDEVEFDAWRWGPLSDACDLIVPFKRPAYEQVVAAFSHLAA; this is encoded by the coding sequence GTGTCCGATCTCGACGCCTATCGGCCCAATGTCGGGGTCGTGCTGTTCAACCGCGACGGCCTGGTCTGGTACGGCCAGCGGCACGCTACGCCCGGCCCGCATAACTGGCAGTTCCCGCAAGGCGGCGTCGATGCGGGCGAGGACCTGGAAGCGGCCGCCCGCCGCGAACTGCATGAGGAGACCGGCGTCACCTCGATCGAACTGCTGGCGCGGACCGACGACTGGATCCTGTACGACTTCCCGCCCGAAGCCATGAATAACGCCAAGGCTTGGCGCGGTTTCAAAGGGCAGAAGCAGCAGTGGTTCGCCTTCCGCTTCACCGGCGACGAAGCCGAGATCGATCTGGCGGCCGACGACGAGGTCGAGTTCGACGCCTGGCGCTGGGGGCCGCTGTCGGACGCCTGCGACCTGATCGTGCCGTTCAAACGGCCGGCCTATGAACAGGTCGTCGCCGCGTTCTCGCACCTGGCGGCATAG